A genome region from Tachyglossus aculeatus isolate mTacAcu1 chromosome 1, mTacAcu1.pri, whole genome shotgun sequence includes the following:
- the LOC119930805 gene encoding NADH dehydrogenase [ubiquinone] 1 alpha subcomplex subunit 6-like — protein sequence MAAGGLWGVAAAAAAGSTSVKPIFSRDLNEAKRRVRELYRAWYREIPNTLHLFQLDISVKQGRDKVREMFVKNAHVTDPRAIDLLVVKGKMELEETIKVWKQRTHVMRFFHETETPQPKDFLSKFYSGHNP from the coding sequence ATGGCGGCGGGCGGGTTGTGGGGCgttgcggcggcggcggccgcgggcAGCACCTCAGTGAAGCCCATCTTCAGCCGGGACCTGAACGAGGCGAAGCGGCGGGTGCGGGAGCTGTACCGGGCCTGGTACCGGGAGATCCCCAACACCTTGCACCTGTTCCAGCTGGACATCTCCGTGAAGCAGGGGCGCGACAAGGTGCGGGAGATGTTCGTGAAAAACGCTCACGTCACCGACCCCAGAGCCATTGACCTGCTGGTCGTCAAGGGGAAGATGGAACTGGAGGAGACCATCAAAGTGTGGAAGCAGCGGACGCACGTCATGCGGTTCTTCCATGAAACAGAAACGCCACAACCCAAGGACTTCCTGTCGAAATTCTATTCCGGTCATAACCCGTGA